DNA from Geobacter sulfurreducens PCA:
TGTGCTTGGGGGTCAGATCGGCCAGGAATTCGCCGAAGAAGGAGGCGATCGGCATGAAGGCTGCGGCCCGCTCCTCGCCCCGGGCGATCTCGGCGGCGCTCACCCCGAAAAAGGCGATCATGTGGACGGCGATGAGCACGAGGATCAGGTACGACTCGAAACTGCGGGCCTCGGGATAAGGGGGGAAGAAGGTCCGCCGCACCAGGGCGATGGCAATGGCCACCAGCGTGAGGGCCGACATGACGTCCGACAGGAACCGGATCGGCACGTAGAGGGCATCGGGCAGCGCCGACAGGCGGGCCGCCGGGAAAACGCCGCTCACCACGAATTCCACGTTCACGAAGGCCAGAACCATGCAGGCCCAGAAGATGACCAGGTGGTTCAGGCCGAAGAATTTATGGAGCACCCGCTTCTGGACGAAGGCGTACAGCAGCATCTCCCTGAGTCCCTCGCCGACCCCCCGGAACGTGTAGCCGGGGCGGCCGAGGGTAACAAGGCTCAGCTTGCGGTAGAGGCTCCAGGCAAAGAATGCCAGGGACGCCAGGAGCAGTGGAGCAAAAACGGCAGGATTCGGATGCATGTACATGAACCTCGTAGCAATGAGCGAGATGATGAAGTGCGAACTGGTCGGGCTGTGACCTCTAGCCGCCGGTCACAGGACCCTGATTCTTCAGCTCCCGGATGCGCTGGGTAATGGCCGGGACGATCTGGAACAGGTCACCCACGATGCCGTAGGTGGCCACCTGAAAGATGGGGGCGTCCTTGTCGCGGTTAATGGCGATGACCACGTCGGAATCCTGCATCCCCACCAGGTGCTGGATTGCGCCCGAGATCCCGCAGGCGATGTAAATCTTGGGTCGCACCGTCTTGCCCGTCTGGCCCACCTGGCGCTCGTGGGGCATCCAGCCGGCGTCCACGGCGCTGCGCGACGCACCCACAACCCCGCCCAGTTCGTCGGCCAGTTCCTTGAGGATGGAGAAGTTCTCCGGCGCCATCATGCCGCGGCCGCCGGAAACGATGAACTCGGCACCGGCCAGGTCCACGTGGTCGCCCTTCTTGTCCCGGATGATCTCCAGCACCTTGGTCAGGATGTCGGCCTCGTTGATGGCGCACTGTTCGCGGACGATCTCGCCCGTGGCACCCTCGATCCGCTCCGGCATCTTCATGACGTGGGGCCGCACCGTGGCCATCTGGGGGCGGAACCGGTCGCACATGATGGTGGCCATGATGTTCCCGCCGAAGGCGGGGCGGGTCTGCTTCAGGTTCCTCTTGTCGTCCACGTCCAGCCCGGTGCAGTCTGCGGTCAGGCCGGTCTTGACCCGCGTGGCCACCGCGCCCGCCAGGTCGCGGCCCATGCCGGTGGCGCCCATGAGGATGATCTCGGGCTTGTACTTCCCGATCAGGTAGCAGCAGGCTTCCAGGTAGGGTTCGGTCCGGTAGTGAAGGAAGACTTCTTGGTCCAGCAGATAGGCCTTGGTGGCGCCGTAGGCGAACGACTCGCGGCAGAGATGCTCCACGTCGCGGCCGATGACCACGGCGCACAGCTCCGTGCCGAGGCTGCGGGCGAGCTCGCCCCCCACCCCAAGCAGTTCCCAGGAAACCTTGGCCGGCTCACCCTCGGTCTGCTCAATGAAGACCCAAACCCCCCGATAAGCGGCGAGCATCCGGGCCAGGGCAGCTTCTTCCTCGTCCACCTCTTCGGCGGCCCCGCCGGCTCCGGCGGCCTCCTGCTGGCGAGCCAGCTCTTCGAGGATCTTCAGCTCCTCGGGGGTGAAGAACATCTCCAGGGCCTCGGCCGGGCAGACCTTGACGCACTTGACGCAGCCGATGCACTTCTCGCTGAGAATGATCGGCTCGCCGGCGTCGTTCATGTCGATACAGTTGACTGGGCAGGCGCTCTGGCACCGGGCGCCGCAGGCGATGCACTTTCCTTCGATCAGCCGTGCCCGGCCCCGGGGTTTCTTCGGTTTTACCGGTTGAGTCATTGAATACCTCGTCTATGCGTTCACGCGTTCAGGCGTTGATTCGTCACACCGCCAGCAGATCCTTTGCCAGCAGTTGATTGATCAGCAGGTTGGCCGTGCCCACCGGATCTACCATGCCGTCGCCGATGATCTCTCCCTTGGCCCGCTCCGGCGAAAAGATCCGGCTCACCCAGGTGGGCGACCCCTTGAGGCCGACGCTGTTCACGTCAAGGCGCAGGACCTCATTGTTCCAGACTTTGACCGCGGCGTCAACGGAGGCAAGCCGCAGCGGAACGGTGGGATAGCGAGGGCGGTTCAGCTCGCGCACCACGGTAATCATGACCGGCAGCGGCGCCTCCACCACCTCGTAGCGTCCCTCCAGCTTGCGCCGCACCCTGATCGTGCGGGCCGCCGCGTCCAGGTGCTCGATCCGGTCCACCAGCGTGAGCTGGCTGAACCCGAGGCGAACGGCAATGCCCGGCCCCACCTGGGCCGTATCGCCGTCAATGGTTTGCTTGCCGCAGAAGACGATGCCGATCTCGTCGCCGGCCTCATCGGCGATCCGCTTGATGGCGGCGGCCAGCACGTTACTGGTGGATAGGGTGTCGGCACCGCCGAAACAGCGGTCGGAGCAGAGGATCGCCTCATCGGCGCCCATGGCCAGCGCCTTCTTGAGGGCGGCTTCGGCATTGGGCGGCCCCATGGAAAGCGCCACGGCCCTGAAGCCGTAGCGGTCCTTGATCCGCAGCCCCTCTTCCAGGGCATGGGTGTCATAGGGGTTGACGATGAACGGGATACCCTCCCGCACGAGGGTGTTGGTCACCGGATCGATCTGGACCTGGGTGGTATCCGGCACTTGTTTGATGCAGGAAATGGCGAGCATTCATATCCTCCGGCCCGTCAAGGGCTCAGCCGTGAAGGCAGGGGTTCTGCCCTTACTTTAAACAGACGGGCACTATAACAGAAACAGAAAGTGCTAATCAAGCATAGTGTGCTTAAAATGTAGGCATATATTTTTATCTACACTAAAACATGCCCATTATTTGGGCTGACGATGCGCCATGCCGGTACCGCCGCAACCTACCCCATACTCCCCAGACTGGCCAGGGAGAATAGCGTCGAGGGATCATATGCCGGACTGCGCCCCACGCACATGAGCGAGGTCCTGCCGGCCACGGAGAAGCCGGCAGCGTTCAGCAGCGCCGCAGCTGACACGTTGCGTGCCGGCGTATCGAGCACAACCCTCCCTGCCGACCCGGCCACGGCGCGCGCCCCGGCGAGCAGGGCCGTGGCGCAGCCGTTGCCGCCGCACCAGGGGCCGATCTGAACGCCGTCACCGCAGGGCTGTACCACGAGAAACCCCCCGTCTCCGGCCAGCAGGGTGCCGCGCTCCGCCACGGCCGCCAGGAGCGCCTCGCGCCGGTCGTCCCACCCCTGCCGGTCCAGCGCCACCATCCCCTCCAGGGGCATCACGCCGGCGGACGCCTCTCCCGGAGCTCCGGCACCGACCCAGCGGGTAACGGTGTCCAGCTCGCGGAACCCCATGCGCTCATAGAGAGGACGGCCCGCCGGTGACGCGGTCAGCCAGACCGTTTCCGTGCCGGCGGCAATCAGCTCCTCCATGGCCCGTTCCATGAGCCGGGCGCCGATCCCGCGCCCCCTGAATTCCCGTTCGACGAGGAGATTGCCGACCCACCCTCCAGTGCCATGCCTGACCGCCGTGACAAAGCCCACGGGGCGACCGGCCAGGGTGGCGGCGAGACAGCCAGCGGGAAAGGCCCGCTGCAGGAATGTGAGCTCCCAGGGGTCGCTGATCCACCCTTCGGCACGGGCCAGGGCCAGGAACAGGTCCAGGGATTCGCCGTTGAACGGACCGATCTCCATGATCTCAGGGGGCGGGCGGCAGCGCGCAGGCCGACTCGCCCACGGTCAACTCGGCGCCGATGAGCCCCACGGCATCCGCCCGGCACTGGCGGCAATGCTTGAACTGGCCGATGACCGCTTCGTTGGCGCGGCGGACCACGTCCAGTTCTTTCGGCGTCGGCGGCACGACATGGGCCAGTTCCGCCTGGGGAATGAGGGGCATGATGTTCATGACAAAGGCGCCGAACTCTTTCACCGTACGTCCTATGTCGCTGACCTGCCCGTCATTGATCCCGGGAATGAGGACGGTGTTGACCTTGACGGTCATGCCCAGGCCGACGGCGCGCCGGATTCCCTCCAGCTGGTTTTCGATGAGAATCCGCGCCCCCTCTTCCCCCCGGTACACCGTGCCGTGATAGAGGATGTGGCCGTAGATGCGGCTGCCGACGGCTGGGTCGAGGGCGTTGAGGGTCACCGTGAGGCTGTGGAGCCCCAGGTCGTGGAGCCGGTCGATGCTTTCGGGGAGCAGGAGGCCGTTGGTGCTCATGCACTTGATGAGGTGAGGGAACTCTTCCCCCACGAGCCTGAAGGTCTCGAAGGTCTCCTCATTGGCCAGGGGATCGCCGGGGCCGGCGATGCCGATGACCTTGATGATCGGTCCCACAACCGGACTCGCCATGACCTCGCGCACCTTGACGATGGCCTCGTCCGGGGTGAGCAGCCGGCTCGTCACCCCGGGGCGTGACTCGTTGGCACAGTCATGCTTGCGGGAACAGTAGCCGCACTTGATGTTGCAGCGGGGCGCCACGGCAAGGTGCATCCGGCCGTTCTTGTGGTGATTGCCGCCAAAACAGGGGTGTCCCTGTATCTTCTTCAACTGGTCACAGGACGTTGCCATAGTCGACCTCCGTGGATGATGAACTGAAAAGGGCGCCGATCTTGGATCCCCAGCGCCCTTGCCGTGAAACGCAACGAGCCCGGGGTCTCTCGACCGCCGGGCTCCCTTGCCTGCGTGAATGGGGCGCCGCCGGGGCGCTCCCTCGTATGTGGTGTGCGATACGTCTTCGTATGCCGTATCATTCCCTTAACACTAAGCGTGCCACAATGAAGAAGCGTCCCCGCCCACATGGCAACACCCTTAAATCGCAGAACATTTACCC
Protein-coding regions in this window:
- a CDS encoding electron transfer flavoprotein subunit alpha, yielding MTQPVKPKKPRGRARLIEGKCIACGARCQSACPVNCIDMNDAGEPIILSEKCIGCVKCVKVCPAEALEMFFTPEELKILEELARQQEAAGAGGAAEEVDEEEAALARMLAAYRGVWVFIEQTEGEPAKVSWELLGVGGELARSLGTELCAVVIGRDVEHLCRESFAYGATKAYLLDQEVFLHYRTEPYLEACCYLIGKYKPEIILMGATGMGRDLAGAVATRVKTGLTADCTGLDVDDKRNLKQTRPAFGGNIMATIMCDRFRPQMATVRPHVMKMPERIEGATGEIVREQCAINEADILTKVLEIIRDKKGDHVDLAGAEFIVSGGRGMMAPENFSILKELADELGGVVGASRSAVDAGWMPHERQVGQTGKTVRPKIYIACGISGAIQHLVGMQDSDVVIAINRDKDAPIFQVATYGIVGDLFQIVPAITQRIRELKNQGPVTGG
- a CDS encoding electron transfer flavoprotein subunit beta/FixA family protein, with the translated sequence MLAISCIKQVPDTTQVQIDPVTNTLVREGIPFIVNPYDTHALEEGLRIKDRYGFRAVALSMGPPNAEAALKKALAMGADEAILCSDRCFGGADTLSTSNVLAAAIKRIADEAGDEIGIVFCGKQTIDGDTAQVGPGIAVRLGFSQLTLVDRIEHLDAAARTIRVRRKLEGRYEVVEAPLPVMITVVRELNRPRYPTVPLRLASVDAAVKVWNNEVLRLDVNSVGLKGSPTWVSRIFSPERAKGEIIGDGMVDPVGTANLLINQLLAKDLLAV
- a CDS encoding GNAT family N-acetyltransferase; its protein translation is MEIGPFNGESLDLFLALARAEGWISDPWELTFLQRAFPAGCLAATLAGRPVGFVTAVRHGTGGWVGNLLVEREFRGRGIGARLMERAMEELIAAGTETVWLTASPAGRPLYERMGFRELDTVTRWVGAGAPGEASAGVMPLEGMVALDRQGWDDRREALLAAVAERGTLLAGDGGFLVVQPCGDGVQIGPWCGGNGCATALLAGARAVAGSAGRVVLDTPARNVSAAALLNAAGFSVAGRTSLMCVGRSPAYDPSTLFSLASLGSMG
- a CDS encoding radical SAM protein, which translates into the protein MATSCDQLKKIQGHPCFGGNHHKNGRMHLAVAPRCNIKCGYCSRKHDCANESRPGVTSRLLTPDEAIVKVREVMASPVVGPIIKVIGIAGPGDPLANEETFETFRLVGEEFPHLIKCMSTNGLLLPESIDRLHDLGLHSLTVTLNALDPAVGSRIYGHILYHGTVYRGEEGARILIENQLEGIRRAVGLGMTVKVNTVLIPGINDGQVSDIGRTVKEFGAFVMNIMPLIPQAELAHVVPPTPKELDVVRRANEAVIGQFKHCRQCRADAVGLIGAELTVGESACALPPAP